One genomic window of Aquisalimonas sp. 2447 includes the following:
- a CDS encoding accessory factor UbiK family protein, protein MVQSISCASCCFHRFFMLLFASRQHFVAMHNLNTHQKGAYCLFLVHHNPGHPQECTMLDPKSLDEMARKFASNLPPGLREFQQEMERNFHTTMQSTFNRLDLVTREEFDAQAKVLARTRAQLEALEERVAALEGKGPEDSPEPSPAQD, encoded by the coding sequence ATGGTGCAGAGCATTTCCTGTGCCAGTTGTTGTTTTCACCGTTTTTTCATGTTGTTATTCGCTTCAAGGCAACATTTCGTGGCGATGCACAACCTGAACACGCACCAAAAAGGCGCTTATTGCCTCTTTTTAGTGCATCACAACCCCGGCCACCCGCAGGAGTGCACAATGCTGGACCCGAAATCGCTCGATGAAATGGCACGCAAGTTCGCTTCGAACCTGCCCCCCGGCCTGCGCGAGTTCCAGCAGGAGATGGAGCGCAACTTCCACACCACCATGCAGAGCACCTTCAATCGCCTGGATCTGGTGACGCGGGAGGAATTCGACGCCCAGGCCAAAGTGCTGGCGCGCACCCGTGCGCAGCTCGAGGCCCTGGAGGAGCGTGTTGCCGCGCTGGAAGGCAAGGGACCGGAAGACTCCCCCGAGCCCAGCCCCGCACAGGACTGA
- a CDS encoding ammonium transporter translates to MDEVAELVYALDTFYFLLSGVLVMWMAAGFSMLEAGLVRSKNTVEILTKNITLYSVAVIMYLVIGWNLMYESAGGLFPSLSFFLPSSDPHTTADGFSYFSDFFFQVVFVATAMSIVSGAVAERMKLAAFLIFAVVMTGFIYPIQGLWTWGGGWLDQLGYIDYAGSGIVHMAGATAALAGVILLGPRKGKYTKDGKIRAIPGGNLPLATLGTFILWMGWFGFNGGSELAVASTDSANAVATVYMNTNFAAAAGVVAALILSKILFGKADLTMVLNGALAGLVSITAAPDSPAPLLAVVIGAIGGVIVVFSIIGLDKLKIDDPVGAISVHGTCGIWGVLAVMLSVPEASFVNQIIGLVAIFGFVFIASGIVWFILKMAMGIRATEEEEENGLDLSECGMEAYPEFVSSGQK, encoded by the coding sequence ATGGACGAAGTTGCTGAGCTTGTATACGCGCTGGATACATTCTACTTCCTGCTCTCCGGCGTGCTTGTCATGTGGATGGCGGCCGGGTTCTCCATGCTCGAGGCCGGTCTGGTGCGCTCGAAGAACACCGTGGAGATCCTGACCAAGAACATCACGCTCTATTCCGTTGCCGTGATCATGTATCTGGTGATCGGCTGGAACCTCATGTACGAAAGCGCCGGTGGGCTGTTTCCGTCGCTGAGCTTCTTCCTGCCCAGCTCGGATCCGCACACCACCGCCGATGGCTTCTCCTATTTCTCGGACTTCTTCTTCCAGGTGGTGTTCGTGGCCACGGCCATGTCCATTGTCTCGGGGGCGGTGGCCGAGCGCATGAAGCTGGCGGCCTTCCTGATCTTTGCCGTGGTGATGACCGGCTTCATCTACCCGATCCAGGGTCTGTGGACCTGGGGTGGTGGCTGGCTCGATCAGCTCGGCTACATCGACTACGCCGGTAGCGGCATCGTCCACATGGCGGGCGCCACCGCTGCGCTGGCCGGCGTCATCCTGCTGGGGCCGCGGAAGGGCAAGTACACCAAGGACGGCAAGATCCGCGCGATCCCGGGTGGCAACCTGCCCCTGGCCACGCTGGGTACGTTCATCCTGTGGATGGGCTGGTTCGGCTTCAATGGCGGTTCGGAACTGGCCGTGGCCTCCACGGATTCCGCCAACGCCGTGGCCACCGTCTACATGAACACCAACTTCGCCGCTGCCGCCGGTGTCGTGGCCGCCTTGATCCTGTCGAAGATCCTGTTCGGCAAGGCGGATCTCACCATGGTGCTCAACGGCGCCCTGGCCGGTCTGGTGTCCATCACCGCCGCGCCGGACTCTCCGGCCCCGCTGCTGGCCGTGGTTATCGGGGCCATCGGTGGCGTGATCGTGGTGTTCTCCATCATCGGCCTGGACAAGCTCAAGATCGATGACCCGGTGGGCGCCATCTCCGTGCACGGCACCTGCGGTATCTGGGGCGTGCTGGCGGTGATGCTGTCGGTGCCCGAAGCGAGCTTCGTCAACCAGATCATCGGTCTGGTCGCGATCTTCGGCTTCGTGTTCATCGCCAGTGGGATCGTCTGGTTCATCCTGAAGATGGCCATGGGCATCCGCGCGACTGAAGAGGAAGAGGAAAACGGCCTCGACCTCAGCGAGTGCGGCATGGAAGCGTATCCGGAGTTCGTCTCCTCTGGTCAGAAGTAA
- the glnK gene encoding P-II family nitrogen regulator, with the protein MKLVTAIIKPFKLDDVREALSEIGVQGITVTEVKGFGRQKGHTELYRGAEYVVDFLPKVKIEVAVQDDLTDRTTEAISKAANTGKIGDGKIFVFDLEKAMRIRTGETDKDAL; encoded by the coding sequence ATGAAACTCGTAACCGCAATCATCAAGCCGTTCAAGCTGGACGATGTGCGCGAAGCACTCTCCGAGATCGGCGTTCAGGGCATCACCGTGACCGAGGTCAAGGGCTTCGGCCGCCAGAAGGGCCATACCGAGCTCTATCGGGGTGCAGAGTACGTCGTCGACTTTCTCCCCAAGGTGAAGATTGAGGTCGCCGTCCAGGACGACCTGACCGATCGCACCACCGAGGCAATCAGCAAGGCCGCCAATACCGGCAAGATCGGCGACGGCAAGATTTTCGTCTTCGATCTGGAAAAGGCCATGCGTATCCGCACCGGCGAGACCGACAAGGACGCGCTCTGA